Within Nematostella vectensis chromosome 1, jaNemVect1.1, whole genome shotgun sequence, the genomic segment TGTGTTGCTCATCCATTTAATGTATCATTAGATTTTCGATGGGTGATTTTTATTCTCATTATCTCGACTGACGTGGTATATTTACATAAGTTGTTTCATAAAACACATAATATATCATAACAGTTCCAAATTCCTTATTTCAGAATAAATagcatttcatttcatttttcttacttttttgGTTGCTCTGAAGCCTTTCCATCAAAGgacaaaataattatttacagTTTAATGTCTATATTTTGAATCTATTTACAAGTACTTTAGTTAACCCCCCAATGTCATATAATTATATGTATAATATATTTGAGATGTTAAACAACTTTTTATCCATACATATTTTCTGTATCTGAACTCTTTCTTTGTTTACACAATATCTGCTATGAACAGTCGACAACTCAAAAGTTCATTCACATTTCGGCCTTCTTTTCTAGATGTACAAACACGAATCATCCATTAAAATAACTTCAAAAGATAGATATAATATTCTGGCAAAATTCACACATTCACACACAAGTTGTGTTTGCTCCACTTAGTCTCTTGTATCATACCAAAAGGCTATGACCTACGCTTACCCCGGTCTGGGGTAATAATGGGATCCCTGTGACGACAACTCTTTCAACCCGGTCACACAGAATTCTAAGTTGTTCTTCGCATGGTTCAGACCCTTCGCTTAGCAGCTTCAACAGGAAACCCTGTGGACTCTCAAAGGGAGAGAAATCCCAGTTGTCCTTCGCATGGCTCAAAGCCCTCGTTAAGCAGACCAGGCAGATCTTCCGTGTTTTTGGACGTGGCCTCGTGTCCCAGAAGCCAGTATGTGCGCATAAGCCCCTTACCCTGAGAAAATAGTTTATACTCCTTCATATCGATAATCATTCATCATTAGAAATTATCTCCGCTATCCTCATCACCGTTATCATCATGCTAACTTTAGTCAATCATaaccgtagcaggccacgtaagatttgggggggggggggggggggcacaatacagaaatattaagaaaatattggggaggaACAGCCACGCCTCTtttctttatatatatttttaacatATTCGGGCGGGGGCACTTggccccagtgccccacccctgccCCGGTCCTGTCAATCCTATCGCAATTGTTACAGCCAAGCATTCGCGTGGAAGTTTTATTATACCATTTAAATTTGCACATGAAAAATAGAAATTCGAGTATAACAAAGAAAGAGGCTGGGTATGATACCCAAGACAACAAAAATTTTAAGCAAAAGACttagcagttttattatttcacatATCATTAACCTCATTGAGACTAATCATTCGATACCAATCTTGGCAGTtactgttgctatggtaaccaAGCCACACTCAAAATACATGATTTTAATGCTCTTACGGTAACAGCTCTAGCTCTGAAACTATAATTGGAACACAAACCAAACCAAGGATATTCATTGCTAATACCTCAAACTATGTAATGAACCTAAAATTGCTATATAGTTGACATAAATGGAAAATTAtcaagtaaacaaacaaaaagcttaTAATTTTAACCAGCATTCTTTGGTAAAAAGCCATCATATTACTAAGCATTGTAAAAATTTTTGAGGTTCATTACACTACTACACTATCAATAATTATTCCTGCCAAATTTCatgcaataatattaaaaacacaGGAACTAGTGAGTGTTACGCTGAGTGTTACTTCAAacttgtagttttttttagtacATACCGccttaaaatataaatattcacGTTAGTATTTGACCTCAGTAGAACTAAGCTTGCCAAATAAACACCATCAAAATTGTTTTATCAAAATCATGAGCCTGGCTTTACCTTTACTTCCAATGTACCGCGATACTCCATGTGGAAAGTATTGAACTTGGTAAGAAGATCGTACGTGGTCTCACTGATGTGAACTTTTTGTGCTAAAAGTCGATAAAAATGCATTATATAAGGAATCTTTAGAATTTgatagcctcctccgcaggcatctcAAAGAgcagaaagagagaaaaaatgaatgggtttcctgtggcaaaGAAACGGAAGTGAGAAAACGAAGGCGCTGCAATTCCCTCTCTACTTCTCCTTAGTCCCCTTCCTCcaccatccatccatccatcccccacaggtaacccgttctttcccttttttctttacaaGTTGACTAAAGAAGAGGCTAGAAATCAGCAAAACATGAACTGCGGTACTCACGTATTCCTGTCGTTTGCATTCTTGAGGCTGTGTTGACAGTGTCTCCAAACAAGCAGTACCGCGGCATTTTGTACCCGACTACGCCCGACACACACGGTCCTACAATACGAAACGATGGACACGGTTACTCCCGCAACACCACATAAAATAAGTACGATTATTACAAATGCGACACGACTTAGGgctaacaataacaataacccAAAAGATACAGCACTAAAGGCAATCAAGCTGTTTTAAACAGAATGTGTCTGGAATTTCTCGGTGGCGTCTCAACACACGATGAAACAGATCACAAGTTATCTGAGTCGCAAGTTTACATATTTATTGGGTGCAATCCTCCTTTGATTTAGACCAGAATGGATGAgttttacaaacaaaatatgCGTGAAGCTTTGAGTATGCTTTTAAAGTAAATACTGTACTTCTATTAATAATTAGTATACTAAATACGGTTAAGTTTCGCAGAGTGTCGGTATTCCTGTAGGGGGACTATTTACTCTAGAGTTGCTGGTCCACCTGTGTGTATGCCAACGCGCACCATCAACTTTTTCCCTTTAGGTACACTATCCAATGTTGTCGTCTCAGTGAGACGGACTAGATCCAGGGACATGCGGCCAATCTCGTCTGCATGCGAGGTGCCATTTCGCAAGGGTAGACCGCTGACCACCATGTATGCATCTCCGATCGTCTCAACTTTGTAAACGTCGTATTTTTCGATGTGGTCATCAAAAACGCTGGCGAAGTAATGTACAGATGAAGTAGCGTTTAGACTATAAACTGTAAGCAAGGAACGGGTTTTCTGTGGTTTGTGTAAATTGTGGAGCAAAAATTAATTTTCCTTAATTTTGAATCTTTTGTTAACCATTGCAGTACATGTAAAACATTTCTAAACCTTAACCAGTACTTTTCAGGCCTTCGTTTTTAATCGAATAGTTAACTAAATAGGTACCTCGTCCCAGACTCCACCCTGCCTCTCGTTTCATTTCTGAGCGTATGAACGCTTAACACTAGGCTGTTCTACCCGTACACATCGGGTAGAACATGCTTACTGACATAATATCATGGCGTACATGTGTGTAATGTTTGTAAATGTCTTATTTTCGTAATGCTACAAATAGTTCAATTACAGCTTGTTGAACTATTTCTAGACATGAGTGATATTATAGCGTCGGTGCGTGTGTTAAGACTCATTCGTGTAGCTTATTCTACATCGTTCATTATCTGGGTGACTGACTGAGCGTCAGGTGATATCAAAAGCGTTTGTAAATGTGTCAAGACACATTCGTGTAGCTTATACCTGTACACATCGTTCAACATCTGGGTGACTGACATGGGTGATATCATAGCACACATGTTGGTGAAGTCCACGATATCACTAAAGAAGACGGTAACGCTGTCGAAATGCTCTGACGGTACTTTCTCGCCGAGTTTTAGAGTCTCTGCGACGGAGCGCGGGAACATTGCCGAGAGAAGCTCATCAGTGCGCTATTTGGGAAAATGATTTTTTAGAACTCTAGTGGGAGAAGAAATATTTATAGGCCTTACAGGTGCTTATACCCGCGTTTCCTCCCGCCTTACATCTAGTGGATGGGTTTGGTCACGGCTCCGTCCATTCCTTTCCTTTTCTCGCATACAACCTACCAACGTACCAGGTTCTCCTCTCTCAATCTCCGAGCGAGCTCGAGGCCGTACTGTGGATGATACTGGTCACGCCCATGCTCCTCCACCGCAACTTCTCCCTATACTTGAGAAAGGTATCGCCACGCCCATGactcctccctccccccccccatccccccatgCAGCCTAACCATACACACGCACCTGTTGCTCATCTTTCAGACTCCTGGTGGTCTGTGCCAGCTCGCTGCGGTACTTAAGTATAGTATTGCCACGCCCATGTCCtctcctccctccctccctcctccctcccccccccccccccccccccatccccccatgCAGCCTAACCATACACACGCACCTGTTGCTCATCTTTCAGACTCCTGGTGGTCTGTGCCAGCTCGCTGCGGTACTTAAGTATAGTATTGCCACGCCCATGTCCtctcctccctccctccctcctcccaccacccccccccccccccccccccatgcaGCCTACCCATACACACGCACCTTTTGCTCCTCTTTCAGACTTCTGGTGGTCTGTGCTGCCGTACTTCTGGATACTATTGCCACGCCCATGTCCTCTcctccctccctcctccctcccacccccctcccccaatgcAGCCTACCCATACACACGCACCTGTTGCTCCTCTTTCAGACTCCTGGTGGTCTTTGCAAGCTCGCTGCCGTACTTGTGGATGGTATTAGTCATGCGCGCGACCGTGACGAAGAGGATTGGGGTGAGGGCTACCACAACAAACAGGGTGACCGCACGAATGATAAGATCGTTCTCACTGTCGTCGATGCTGCACAAAATCAATCATGAATCAGTATCCTCAACTCACCTTTTTGTCAAGTTTTGTCAAGAGTTCAAAAGCATATTATTCATAAATTAATGCTACACTATAGGCCTTGCTTATATAACGCATTCCAAATGAGTTAGAGGTCTCGCAAACGCATTTTTTGAAATTGATCGGAACTGAACTGTTTGTTTTCTACATCCATGTTTACCTTTCCTCGATGGTAAAAATCAGGTTTTCTCCGGCTTTCTCTTGCACTGTTAACAGTATATCAATATAGTTCGTCATCAGCTTAAACCAATTTTGACCCTCGGTCACGTTTGCTTGACGCTGTTCATTACTCAGAATGATAGCCCGCTTTGCGTTGAGTGTATCGATCAAGCTGCTAAAGACACCAGTCTCTTTGCTCACGGTATCAGTATAATAAGTCTTCAGCTTCGGCATAAATTCCATACTTGAATTTAGAAACATTTTTCCTGTTgtaatgagaaaaaaaacaataaatgcCGTCacggcaaaataaaaaaatacgtaTCTTATAATCTCCTTATAtaactttatttcttttttttctattttgttaTAATATCGATTCTTCCTCTCTGTCTAATTCCCCTTTTACACGGCTgaattatactttttttttataaagaagATGCCGACAGGAGCTAGGACACCGAAGTGCCTAACCGTGTTTGGGAAAGTCTTGTCCCGGACGTGAaacataaacaataaaatgtcATCCTGACGCCCGTGCGCCTGAGTCTACGTACCAATTACATTATGCTCAGCATACAGGATCAGCTCCTCTGTTTTATTGAAGTACCCGCGGGAGAAGTACGACCCGCCCATTGCCCTCTCTAGACCTGTCTTTTCCTTTGCAATAAGGAACATCCGATATCCAAGTAACTCGAACAACACGCTCTCTCCTTTGCTGCTCTTAATGCTTACAAAAAGCCAATCAATCATCGTGTCGATCAATCCCGTATAAAAATTCAGCGTCTCCTGGATAGTAATGTTGAGCACGCATCTCTCTACCTCACCTCTACTTCTAAAATCGGTTACATCTCGTATGAATATTTCTCGACTTTGCAAAGACTGCCTCCCCTCCGGCCAGTTTATGAtgcttttgatgtttttgtCGGTATTCAAGCGGGCTTTGTTCAGATCCTTGCCCACGGGTGTGCTGTTTGGAGAGCTAATGCATAGAACTGTAGTTCCTCTTTCTATCTGTAGAGTATGTATCAACTCTGCCACCGCGATACTTGTACCTAAGCCTATGGATAGATAAAACCGTACAGTGAGCGGTGACTTCCCAAATTCTTTAAATGTGGAACACTGTATCATATACGTATACAGGGAGCGGTAGCGGCCACTTTTTTCCAGACCTATACTTTTCGTTCACTATTAGCTTTGGTCTTCTAAGAAAGTGAAAAGGCGACAACGTCGATAGTCCAAATGAATCGTATTTTTTGTTTAGACGCCGTACGCAAAAGGCACCGACCTTAAATAAACGCCGCACATAGGGCAAGAACTTATTAAAGATGTACTCAAATAGACGACGCATCTACAACGGAAACACCTTGAGAATGCCTTCTCCACCGATTTCTGCATTATACCTTTCTGGATATCTCTCTCCTTTCTGATAGTCCCCTGCGCCCGGTACACGTCGATACTGACAAAGGCAAGTAGCCCTAGCACCGCGATGATTGACACGCTGAGGATTTTCAGAGTCTGGAGTCTTCGTGCCCATGCAGACGTGGCGTCATACTGTCCACACAcctgacccctcccccctgagtCAAATGTGTTTACTTGGTTCAGACCAGGAGAACGGAAATAACGCTTCCAGTATGTCCTGCAATAAACATATTATTTAGTTATCTCTGTGAGAAAAAGGTGGGTAAGATTAAGCCATGAAATTCCTTTTTGTTGAACTAGTTTCATATAGAAAGTGAACTGCTCGCTGCAACAGAAtgaaaaaatctcaaaaagCACATTTTTTTCCTCTAGTTATTAAACACAGCGAATCAGAACTGGAGAAAGCGCGTGATTTTATGCTTGACTCTATATTTTCAAACCAACATCTACTTCGAAGTGCTCGCTGCAACAGAATGATAAAATCTCAAAAAAAGCACATTTTTCCCCTCTAGTCATTAAACACAGCGAATCAGAACTGCAGAAAGCTCGTGATTTTATGCTTGACTATATTTTCAAACACATCTACTTCGAagccgtgaaacaaagtgtaaAACTGCAGGTTCTTGACCGTCTAATCAATTTTTgtaaaaatgagaaaaaaacgaaaaacctTAATATAAACTGTTTACTATAAAAGTAATTGAGGGTCTATATATTGGTGTAAAACTGCTTATGCTGCCCTAAGAGGCAACTTAATGAGTTTATTATGCGCGTATACGTTTTATAATATAAAGAAAAGCTCCGTTAGCCACGGTGTCAATGTACTTTTGGGGTGTCTACAAAAtgaagacctaaaacctaattcctaaaacctgtgaccgTTGTTTTGATGAACACTCTTCCTGGCGAGGAAGAGTGTTCATCAAAACAAACCTTTTGCGTAGCGTGGCGATACGGGTTCCCGACAAGTGAATTATAATTTCCAAAGTTTATAaatagattggctaaatagttattgaaatcctagttatgtcgatgtctgtagacaacttgCACCCCAAAAATTGCTGTGGCATAGACATTTTTcgaaagaaagacaaagaacaagtaaataaagtctcaTTAAAAATAGTTAATTGGCGCGCACATGGAGAATATTTTCTCCAtgaaaagcacaacaaaattCGCTGAATTATCTTTCGTAACTTTCGcgctgtgtagccatttgggaaacaaggtagACTAAATGATAACTGAAATTTTTGGGGGatcgtagcttttggggtcgtagcttttggggtcacaggttttaggtcttcgttttgtagacacccgTTATTACatgtttatatttaaaagggtataaaattcagCGCTTACATGCGTACACTCGCAGCAAAGTTATTTTGATCCTCGctcttagccaatcagcattgagtatttttttttctttgcataTTATAAAAAATCTCATTTTGAGGCCTTTCAAGCTGTATATCGACAGCGGTAACTTGAGGATGAACCCTCTGAAAACCTGTTTTTGTATCTTTGAATTCAATAAAACTAAAactgtaaacaaaaaaaagaaagtattcattttatatttatttaagaTAAATAATTTTTCTTCGTTTTTGAcctattttaataataagtCTTTTCAACGTGTGAAAAAATCCGCGAAGATGTTATATAGCATATATCTTTGCCTGCAAAGCATGTTTACACAGGAATAGATGATACGtttggttttttttatctttaaaaataaaaagaagaagacaattgagatgataaaaataattttgtttacgttttgtttaaaaaatctttAAGAAACgccaaaaacaataaaaaaatgaacaccCAGCATGAGGGTAGCAAAAAAATTACTTTCAGGAAATCAAAAACGCAGAATATGCTTCCACAAATAGCAATCTATCATATATGCGAACATTttgacattattttaattcaGAATGTTTGAACACATAGAATTGCaatataattgttttaattCAGTGTGTTTGAACACTTTGAATCAAAACTGTAACGCTTTCTTACCGTGTGATCTTTCTCCCTGAAAGATTCTCGGTCTCACTATCAGCTTGATCCATCTATAAGAAACAAAACAGCGACATCAACACATAAAACTGATAATGAAAGTTATCTATGTGAGGATCAGGTTTGCATTTGGTTGTTACTTACTTGTGAGTACTGCAGATAAGGACTGTGGCCCGGTCTAGTCTGATAGCAAACGTTTTCGCCACAGTTCGATGATATAAGTAAACCTAAGTCTTTTGGAACAGGTGGCTGGAATAATTTCCGTTGCGCAGACTCTACAATGGGCTGATTGCTATTATGTAAGCAGGAACTTGaaattctttgttttatttgtagtAATCTATATACTTGAATATACAGATGAAACGAGGAAAAAGGGTTTTCAGAATACAAAGCACCTTTTATCGGACGCTACTTTAACAGGCGACAACGAGCCCTTGTTTTCATCACCGTTACTGCTGTGAACGAAAAAAATCCTTCTAGGCCTTGTTTTCATCACCGTTACTGCTGTGAACGAAAAAAATCCTTCTAGGGATTACACAGAAACGATATTTGGTTTCCAAGAGAAACATATTTATTTCGATATAGCTCTTCCGATGGCAAGATCGCTTTTTAGAAGACAAGATCGGGTTTTAAATCGTTCATTACAGAGAATAAGAACACCGAAGGCAAGAACCTACCCCTAATTTCAATTTTCCGAAGGCAAGATCGTTTTCCCGAAGGCTCTGAGGGAAAATCCTGAAAGCAAGGACGCTTTTCGGATTTTTCTTATCGTTTTAACAACTTCCAAAGGAAACATATAGCTTTTTGGTTCTTGCACAGAACAAAGCGTTATTAAATATAACGGTATTCTTATTTGTGAAAGTAAACAAAATCTTGGGGGTTGACTGgtcatagccgtagcaggcctcgaattattgggggagggggggacgatacagaaacattaagaaaattttcttataatttttttaaaatattaggggggcacgtgcccccagtgcgccacccctgctacggctctgcttGTAAATTTGAAACGCATCGCGCTGTACAGCTGGCATTGCACAACTCCAGACTCGATTCAATTAATTTGACGGTTTTCGCTCATCGACGATCTTCCGAATTTTAGAAGTTCTTCCGAATTACAAGAGAACGATCTTCCGAGCTTTAAGAACGTCTTCTGAAGGAAAAAGGGAACGATCATCTTCCGTGTTTCAATAATGTTTTCCAATTGACCCCCGGGGAACAATATCGTTTATGAACTATTTTAGCGAAAAGAGATCGTTCCTTCATTATACAAAAAGCTTTTCTAAAACTTTCACATTTGCCAAAATTAGGAGAAAAGTATGTTTGCGCTGTCGGATAAAAGGAAGGAGCTTACGAACAGACGAAAGATGATAGGATTGGTAAAGATAGGGATAGGGACTGTGGGGTGTAGAGAGAGATGTTAGGGGAAGGAGGGAGGGATGAGAGGCGGAGAAGGGGTATAAAAGGAAGTAGTATAAAGGAGTAAAAAAGAGGatgaaggaggaggaggaggattAAAGGGAGGAAAGGGAAGACAAAAggccaaattaaaaaaaaagtagccaATTAAGTGTTGTTTTGTAGTAATTCCCAGAATTTAACTAGATTTCCTGCTTACCTAACTCAAGAAGAATTAGGGGCCTTAAATTAGTTCTAGGATATTTgcacaattatttttttatagagaaAATCAATTAAAAAGGCTAAAGCCAGAGGATAGACACATTGggtaaaaattaataaaatgtattttacctGCTAATCCTAAGCACctgatgtttattttataaatcGAAATTAAATTATTCTTTCTGTGATCCTGAAAACAAACCTTTCGAATCTAAAACTATTGGATAATTttgaaaatggaaaaataaaaatctgtGATTGAGAAAATATGTtggaataaatagaagtaATATGTACCCTTGAGAATAGATGATTTTTTTCGTATGCGGTAAAAACGCTAAGGCAAATGATTAATATTGACAACACTTGGGTTCTTAATGATGGTTTTAATTAGTTTTCTAATATCAAGTACAAACTAAGTAAACAGTACGACAGATCAATCgaagagttttttttctaaagtatTTTGAGGCATAATTGTATTCCATAATTTTTAACCCTCTCTAAGGTCGACTAAGGCAGCCTAtttctggtaaaaaaaaaaaatagcagcATCTTATAACCTTCACGTTTATTCTTAGTGACATCAATTATGATATAGGGAATTAATTAATCATGTGTGTTGCAAGAGTTTTTTAGCATGGAGATCTGAAGTGTCATGCATATAgcattacactctttttttataagaacgtccagcctgggATTCCGCctaaatttaagaacatgctaagctcagatagcagcaaaataatcGCTCTAAAAATGAAGAATCAAAGTGCTCATACTATCGCTCTAAAAATGAAGAATCAAAGTGCTCATACTAGCgatttaaaatattattgttattgatcatttgtgtagtTCTGTTTTTACTAGGCTGGTGTGTGTGATTTCAGGTCACcgaaatttaagaacatcgatAAGAAcgttttcagccttaaaatgctccaaaaataagaacggttCATAACTGGAAATTAGACATTCGTAAAAACAATAAGTTGCtttaagcgaaaaaaaaaaatgggcgcATATTTCAATTCCTTGCGTTATTACTTTGATCTTAAAATTTTACATGAGTATCAAGCTCTTAAAAAGACATTTGTTTAAAATGCTTAAATTTGTACGTCTCATAACCCAAATATAATTATTTGGCTTATGATTTACTCAAATCGCAAAAAGTCCTTGAAATTGCAGATTGAGTTGATCGAATGAACCAATGAGCTTCAAGTTTTcttgaagacaaaaaaaaatacaaaaaaattattatttcaacctttttttatggccaaggaaatgtttctttagaattttaaaaaatctcCACTGAGCTATCATTTCATCAACAATGCAATTGGTTCTACCCAGTTCATATCTCATGCTAATAAATTcaatggtataactagaaagactatagacaagctgtagaaaaaaatactgacTGGTCTACGTAGGCGTTGTGAATACAAGCTATTTCAACATGATAACTAGCTTTGACAATGACAAAGGATTATTACGGAGACATAGGGATAAGCACAAAATGCTCTTAAATCACTTCTAGGTATAATAGGGGAAAATACAGTGTCTTTTGAATTTCTTCGTTTATCATCATTTCATCACAGAAAGCGTTTGAAATTGCGTTGGCAAATAAACTCAATAGCATCTTACCTTACTACCTCACGTAGATACTTATGCTAGAATTGTCCACACCAATCAGCTCTGCCCATTTGAAACGATTAGGAACAAAATGTTCAGATGCTTGCTTACAGAAGTGCTCCGGGAATTACATAAAGAACTGTGGAACCTTGTTCTCTCTCAGCGGCTTTGTAACGATGATGGGAATGGACTTATGCATTCATGAATCCAAATAAAGTGGTCTCAGATCCTTGAAATGAACTAAGAAAGCGATACGCTTGTAaacaaaatgacaagaaaGTGTCGCACACCGAATACATTTGAACGCAATGTGACACAAGGCATCTGACTTAGAAACACCTGTTTTTCCTAGggtgaagtaaaaaaaatataattaagaAAATTAGTTCCTTAGTTTGTTGATATTTCCCAGTACACCttgtttaaaataataaaagtcaTCAGTTGTTACGTATAGGAAATTCAATTGTTCTATCGATGCAATATTTtcgtatttttatttactatcGTGTGACTATTGAGGCATTCTCGTAGAGTTTGTCATCTGATATTAGAGGCCCGCTGTTCATAGACGGGAAACGCGAGGACAAAATCAATTGATCAAAATCAATCTGAGAAGTTAAAAAATGAGCCTTGAGGACTTATGCCTTTGAAGCTCCATTCGTCAGTAAATTGATTTTTGACAACTCAAGTAACACACAGTCCATTCACTACACAGTGCAAACACACAGTGCGAGGCTAATTTGGTTCTTACCGTCATTGTTTTactaatgcactagtcaattaatacccccacccccatggtcccggggaagggtggggggttagactttgaccctgtacaCAACCGAGAAAAACCCGCATCCCCTCGGGACAAAACAGCAGTcaaatgcccctaccccttggGAACTACCCGACAACAAGTCATTTAAAATAAGCTTTTATCTTTCAAAACCAGTACACTTCAGCGAGTACATTTGTACCAATTACTATGAAAATAACAGTTACataaaaagatggaaaaataaatcatcttCCTctggcatattttttttgttaatacTCGTTTTTGCACATGTCGCCGTGAAGCATGTCACacgctgatacatggaatttcTTGCTACAGAAGAAAAAGTCTCAAGCCAGAAACTAACATGATATTTGTGACACGGTGGGGATAAATctaagagtcaaaaactgtcaatttCCCCACCCACTCGGGACAGATTCTCGTTCAAAAGTGCTCTTAACCCCCAccttaaccccacacttccccgggaccatgggggtgagggtttcaaatgactagtgcataagaCCTACGGTGATCCAAGAAAATGTCCCATGGGTTTAATACAGAACTACTTTTTTAGAAGAAGGGGTGCACCACTGAAAATAAGAGCATCTAATCATTAAAACGGTAAACGTATAGTGGCAAATTATATCAAAATCAGGCAACTATAGGCTTTTGGAATTGTGCTGAATAAAGCATATTATGCTTCtcttataatattatttgttttggtatccctgtggcCCCTTATCATCCCATGGGCCCTCCGTGGGTTGCCCTCGTTGTTGTTAATTAACGTTTTGACTTTTGCTCGAGGCTTTTCATGTAGACTTTATTTTTAAGTAAATTAACCAAATTGTGAAATGAATGATCCCAAAACAAATAGTATTATAACAGCTTTTAGCATTGCTCATTAAAAAATGATGCTCAAATTATGCTTTAAGCAGTGCTCATTTTAAAATATGCTCAAATTATGCTTCTAGCGGTAAACGCTATGTCTACTTGCACGGCGtccggtaaaggaggaaaaaaaactagctgcacggctgtctGCCATTTTCTCGAattttagcctaaataacaagtttttGGCTTTGAAACCCTTCCACGATTATTAAGAACAGCCAAGAGATGTTTTTTAGCTTGAAAAGATGTGCATTGAGTGACCCACAAATGGTCGGCACAGTATGAACGAAGCGTGGAGATCGACACTACGTTTTCGCCATACACACTGTGcaaggagaaaaaaagtagatgcacttcccttttttctttttgccattAAGCCAAAATGAAAAGTTTTAACTTTAAAAACCTCCCAACGTTGTTTAGAACCGTCAAACGATGGCTTCGAGCTTGAAAAAACTCTCA encodes:
- the LOC5517355 gene encoding uncharacterized protein LOC5517355; the protein is MDQADSETENLSGRKITRTYWKRYFRSPGLNQVNTFDSGGRGQVCGQYDATSAWARRLQTLKILSVSIIAVLGLLAFVSIDVYRAQGTIRKERDIQKGLGTSIAVAELIHTLQIERGTTVLCISSPNSTPVGKDLNKARLNTDKNIKSIINWPEGRQSLQSREIFIRDVTDFRSRGEVERCVLNITIQETLNFYTGLIDTMIDWLFVSIKSSKGESVLFELLGYRMFLIAKEKTGLERAMGGSYFSRGYFNKTEELILYAEHNVIGKMFLNSSMEFMPKLKTYYTDTVSKETGVFSSLIDTLNAKRAIILSNEQRQANVTEGQNWFKLMTNYIDILLTVQEKAGENLIFTIEESIDDSENDLIIRAVTLFVVVALTPILFVTVARMTNTIHKYGSELAKTTRSLKEEQQRTDELLSAMFPRSVAETLKLGEKVPSEHFDSVTVFFSDIVDFTNMCAMISPMSVTQMLNDVYSVFDDHIEKYDVYKVETIGDAYMVVSGLPLRNGTSHADEIGRMSLDLVRLTETTTLDSVPKGKKLMVRVGIHTGPCVSGVVGYKMPRYCLFGDTVNTASRMQTTGIPQKVHISETTYDLLTKFNTFHMEYRGTLEVKGKGLMRTYWLLGHEATSKNTEDLPGLLNEGFEPCEGQLGFLSL